In Symphalangus syndactylus isolate Jambi chromosome 9, NHGRI_mSymSyn1-v2.1_pri, whole genome shotgun sequence, the genomic stretch CATCTGCCAGTCCTGTGCTAGGTACCTTGTGCCTATTAACTTTCATTGTTTTGCTGCAAGGTGTGTGTCATCAGCCATTTGAAAAGAAGGAGAAATGAGTCAGGTGGGTTAAGTGACTTTCCAAAGCTACATGACTaggagtaataataatagtaattaacagTAGTAGTAACAGTAGCACAATAAAAACACATCTTGAAAGAACACCTACTATGCCACATTGTGCTAGATGCTTTCCCTGGactaattcatttcatttttacagCAGTCCTAAGAAGTATATCATAGTATTATCCACCTTTAACAGATGAGGGATCTGAGTTTGTTAATGTGGTGGGCATCTGCtacctttctgtttgtttattttgtttgtttgccctACAGTCTCTCATTTTCTATGCCCATTTTTCTGCTCAGTGGTGGACACTGTCCTAGACCTGGACAATTGGAGTATTCTATTCTTTCTAGTCACAGCATCTGGCTCAGGGATTAACTCATATCCCAAACTAGCTCAGTGAGGGCCATCCCAGGGACTTGGGCTGAAATTAATGAGAAAGAAAGGCTCCTTTCTTTTGCATCACTAGTTGTCTTGATAATGCAAGCTTAGGGTTGCCAGAGGAATATTTGCCATGACATAGGGAGAACCTACTTGAGAAAACTCCAATATAAAAGAAAGTAGAACAATGAaagcagtgagagagaaagacaggcagagaaagagagagagagagaacttccCAGAAGCCAGATTAAGTCCCATTTCTGTTTAATCTGTTTTGGATtaaatctctttcactgtcaacCAATGAAACATTGCATACGAAAAATGGACACCAAGGATGGGATGCAGATTATAGATCCATGGATGGGTTGGCTCATTAGAGGAGCAATGGGAAGCAGTACAAATTCACCCATCCCTATTTGTGAAAGCTGACCATAATTACTATAAACTGTCTTCTGGAATCTTGATTCAAACCACTTCCTACTGAAGGTTAAATTTTAGAGACTTGTTAGAAAAATATCAGGATGCTGGAGGGTTTGTGACTTTCTTATACCTTTTATAAACTGTTACAAGTAAGTTTCAGTCAAACCTGGACTGTCAGAAAGCTGAGAGAGAAAATACAACCTTGCAAAGAGAGATGTTTTCAGTGAACAGAAAGCAATCCAAGATAGTTGAGATTCGAAAACACATATCCTGTAAAAGATTGAGAAAGTTAAATTTTCCGGCCTTTGCCAGTCCATGAAAATGAAGGcagaggccgggcaaggtggctcacgcctgtaatcccagcactttgggaggccggggcgggcagatcgcgaagacaggagtttgagaccagcctgaccaacatggtgaaaccctgtctctactaaaaatacgaaaattagctgggcgtggtggtgtgcgcctgtaatttcagctactcagcaggctgaggcaggagaactgcttgaacccgggtggcaaaggttgcagtgagccgagatcgtgccactgcactccagcctgggcgacagagtgagactccgactcagataaagaaaatgaaggcagagaagCAGGAAACCTGTAATTAGTTCCCTATtactactgtaacaaattaccacaaatttggtgACTTAAAAGCAGCACCACCCCATTCAGTTCTGGAGGtgagaagtctaaaatcaaggtgttggcagggctgcactCCACACAGAGGCTTCAGAGGAAaatatttccttgcctttttttaGCTTCTAGAGCAAAGCTTGTCCAATTCATGGCCTGCAGGCTGCATGCAGCcgaggatggctttgaatgtgacccaacacagattcataaactttcttaaaacataaattttttcgtgtttatttttctctcgcTCATCAGCtagcattagtgtattttatgtgtgcccCAAGACAAtccttcttcttccaatgtgacccagggaagccaaaagattggacacgcCTGTTCCAGAGGCTGCTCATGTGTGTTAGCACACGACCACTTCTCGAATTACTACAACGTCTTGcttctgtgtcacattttctaCTACTCTCTTtgaccttcctgcctccctcttattaGAACTCTTGTGATTATTACATTGGATCCCATCctataatccaggataatctccccatccttaatttaattaatcccatttgcaaagtcccttttaccaGGTAAGGTAACAATtcccaggttctggggattaggatgtggacctCTCTGAGGGTGGTTATCATTTAGCCTACAACACTCAGCTAGAGGCATTAGGGACCCTCAGATCCACCCAGGTACCTCCTAATATGCAGTTTCCTTGTGATCAAAAGAGACTGGTTACCTGGTACATTGtttaaatctttgtttttgttttgttttgagttggagtctcactctgttgcccaggctggagtgcagtggcgcaatctcagctcactgcaacctttacctcccaggttcaagcgattctcccctctcagcctcctgagtagttgggactacaggcacgtgccaccactcccagctaaattttgtatttttagtagaggtggggttttatcatgttggccaggctggtctttaactcctgacttcaggtgatccacccaccttggcctcccaaagtgttgggattacaggtgtgaaccatggaACCCGGCCTCGTTTAGATCTTTGGATCCAAACAAGTACAAGGCCAATTCTGAACTTACCAGTCAAATTAGCTATTGaattcagagtttctgattctttGAATTAAGCTTCTGTAATCTCTAACCCAAACATGCCTGATTTGtacacttgtccaaggtcacacaggagcAGGCTGAATCTCTTCTCTTTACCCTATGAGGGTCACTGATGGGAATGCTCGTTTGTCCTCTATTTGAAGGGGACTCTTAACTGTCAGCACTCTCCCTGCCAGCCTCCACTTCTGCCCATCTTGGCCACAGGGTCCTATGTTCAGGGCCACACTCTTCTCTAATCCTCACCAAATACTCAGCCTATTTCTTCCAGTGCTTTCCTTTAAAATGGTATTTACTGGATCACTAGAAGGCCAGGCTCCAGATGCTACAACCACAGAGACATACCTTTCCTAAggtataagaaatattttatctctAGAGGGAGAACAGATAATTATCCTCTCCCCTGCCTCCAATGTTGAAAAGCATGCTTCTTGTAAGATGCAGTTAAATTTTGAAATTCTGTTACATTAAATCCTTAATACTCATGAGCTACCCATAGACTTCACTATTGGTTTCCTGGGAGAAACCATTATTTACTTCAGGAAACTGTATCATCAGAATGGCAGCCATTATTCCATTCTTGGCATAAAAGTCAAAGCAAAGCATGAACATGGCACAGGGTAATCAATTTAATCTGATTTATACCAGGTGGCAGGCAATTATtgttttgtgaaataaaatatatggctGTTGATTGATTTTATTGTGTTATGATAGTCTGTATTTCTGTAACAGTTCACTTTAGCTGGGATGGCCCTTCAATTTGGAATTTTAATCCCTGAAGTGAACCAATTGGGATGATCCTGTCTCCTCAGGCTTGTTTAGGGTTGCACATTCCCTGAGGCATTGCTCTATTCCTTATAGAAGATTCTATGGGTTATTAGTAGGATTGTGACTATTGTATGTCAGTCTGACTAGGCTCAATTACATTTCCCTGAATTTTATTTCCTGAATGTTTCCTGAAAAAGAAACGTGAGCCAAAGTAAACATTGTTCTGTGAGCTTGGTGGGGTGGAAGTGAAGCAGCTATTTTGTAGCTGGCACACACTGCTGCCCGTCTGCTGCCTCACCTGGTATATGGGCAGCAGCTGGGCCTGCAACTGTGTTCCACCTCCCTGGATCTTCCTCCAGCTTCTATGATTCCTGGGCCCGGCTTCTTTGGGAGGGCATTCCAACCTCTAAGGTCAGAGGCACTGAGAGCCGATGCGGGCTTCAGTTTGCCCCCGTGTGTCCAGCTTACACCTGGGAACCCAGTTTGTTCTTGCTCTCCCTCTTTACGTTTCTATCCATAATCCCTTCCCAACTTCCTGCCCTGCAGACTTCAGGCTCCAGCATCAAATGCAACAGCAGACATATAAAGGCAGCTTCACTGGCACCCACTATTGTGTAAAGTCAAATCCCTCCTGATTGATCAATCAATTGACCAATCGATAGATGGACTGCTCCATCTCTTAGTGGTTCTACCTTTCTGTTTCAATGCTAATTGAAACAATACCCCATCTCAACTATGTAAGTCAATGTTTTTTTAAGATTGACTTCAAGCTGCCAGgatcaacatttttcttttaaatgtatttcttgtttttattcagTGCTCTGTGACCATCTCTTAGCCATAACATTAGCTTGTGGCTTGGCTTTTCACATATGATTAAGATTAAAGATTAAGATTTTATGAGTTTTGCCCAAATCCTGATTCTGGACCTAAGATAGCCTTAACATTAAGCATTTGGTGTTGGACAAATGGAATGTGAatgtttacataattttattttgattctttatattcttatatgaaaatcttttcattatctttttttggCTTTAGATTGAATAATGGTTACATTTGTACAATGTCCTTTAGCATTAAGAATAATAactaggggccaggtgtggtggcttatgcctgtaatcccagcactttgggaggccaagacaggcggatcacctgaggccaggagttggagaccagcctgaccaacatggagaaacccccctgctactaaaaatacaaaaattagccaggcatcgtggcgcatgcctgtaatcccagctactcaggaggctgaggcaggagaatctcttgaacctgggaggcagaggttgcagtgagccgagattgtgccactgtactccagcctaggtgacgagAGAGAAATTCTTCTAAGGAAAAAGCCACAAGATCCAGTaaactacataaaataaaacagtcaTGTTTCATACAGTGAACATTCTGCAATTGTATTTGAAGTAAGGATGATAGTGCAAATTCTAACAGACTTTTTAAGTCATAGGTTGTTACAAATAATGGGGGACAACTTACCTCTTTATGAACAAAATCGCCTATGTTTTATCTAGTAGTTAGATAGACTCATCTTGTTGCTAAATGTGTCTCATGTTGCCGTCTACttgtaggaaaaaataatacaCGTTACAAACCATTTACCCGAACTCCATTATTCCCTAGGGCAGCATAAAagcatgttttttaaataaatgtaaacacatGGTTAGCCAAGGATGACAGAACTCTGGATTATTTCTCTATCTTTCcaaatctgaaataattttaaggcCGTAAAAAATGTCAGAGCATGGTTTTAGAAAGAAGGCAATCCAAAAATAAAGACACGAATTCCCATAAAAGCTAGGCTATAGGTATGAGGTGCCTGTTGCCATGGGGTAATAGAAATCTAGGTGTAGGAGAGACAATGAATCTGAACTCTCTCAGCTTTGCTATGTCCCTGGATTGAGGTACTTGGCAGCCCCGAGGGAACGGAGTGGTTGGAGGCGTGTGCTTTGAAGCTAATGTATTTCTATACTTCTGTGTTTATTGCGGGGTATTTGGTTGAATTAGTGCCACTTCCTGCCCTAAGGATCTCACAGTCTAGTATGTCCCCGTTTGTTCCTAAGCTTGGTCTTAGTTTCTGCATCCTCCCATATGATTCCACTCAGTATTTTCTCAACAGTAAGCTTGTAGTTGAATTTCTTGGGAGGACACTTCCGGAACACGATCCTCAGCAGCTGTAGTGTGTCTCTGGGGCAGGTCTTGAGACTGCCTTAGGCTCTCTGCTGCCCTCTCCTGGCCACAACTGTCTCTACTGCCAAGGTGCTAATGCCGAACCCCTGTGGGATCTCTGGTCCAAGGAAACATCTGCACGCGGGCCAGGGATGGCGCTTAGCTTCATCTGTGCTGCAAACTCTCATCAGTAGGCTTGCTGGCTCTGTGATCTTACTAGCTGAGCTCCTTAACCTCTTTGCACTTCATTTTTCtagtctataaaatggagataacaacaGCACCTACCTCAGAAGACTGTTATGAAGATTAAGTGTATTACTATTTATGAGTCAATTAGGACAGTAGCTTGCACATAATAAGTGTGATATGAGTGTTTGTTAAAACAGttaaacaatcaaacaaacagaATTAGTGTGCTGACTGGAGAACAGCTGGAGGAAGAACGAAGGAAAGAGATCTAGGATCTATTAGAGATGTCTTCCAAGGACAAGGGAGAGGGGATTATACAAGAGTGAGGTGTTGTCCCTGATATAGACCCGAATGGGCTCAGCCCTAGACACAGTTTTAAAGGTGATATGCTTACTACAACTCTTCAACACCTATtcttcttctctttaaaaatgatctgaaatttattctcttggggataaaatttattatatatatatatataatatatacttcttgttatgtatgtatatatataattatttgtgtgtgtgtatatatatataaataattatttttatttcgtGCTCCTATTTCAAGCCAGATGCTAAGTGCTGGGGACACATGTAAGCAAGTTAAAATGGCCCCTGGCTAGATGAAGCTTAGATTGTAGTTGGTGAAACAGACATTACAGAGATAATTGTGCAGTTGCTTCTTTAGTTACAACCATGAAGAATATTCTGAAGGGCAAAGACAATGTGTAACAGAGTCCTGTCCTAATCCTGTGGGTTAGAGATAGTGTAGTTAAAGAGATGATATTTAAGCTTAAAAACAGAACTTAGGGAAGCTGGTTAGCCCAGGGGCTTGGGCTTGAGGAAGAGAAGGGCATTTCACATAGGAGCTGTGTGGGCAAAGGCTATGGAACCATTCTGTAGTATGAGaaatccaagaaagaaaaagacttaaaaaggaAGGGGTGGTCAGTAgcagtcatttaacataatcaccTGTTTCTCCCAAGGGCAGATTGCATTGGTCCTCTACATTTTACCAGCATTGTGTAATATCAGTACGGAATAGAGAGGATTGTAATTCTGATTGGGGGAGGAGAAAACTTCATGGCGGTAATTTTATTAGGGTTTTAAAAGATCGGTTGGGCTTCAGCGGCCATAGACTAGAGGATAAGAAGCTATAGACTAAGTAAATTACtctgaaattataaaacttttggTATTAGCAAGTTGgtagaatttgtttttttcatagGTCCCTTCTCCAGCCTGCTGAAAGCACACCATGAAATCTGCCGCCAGAAGCATTTACAGTAAAGTTGTCCTGTTTATAGGTTTTTTTGataagctgttttattttttaataaataagaaacaatgCCATTGTCCTTTACAAAATAGCTGAGGTTTTACTTGAACAAAATCTGTTTGGAAATGTTAAGCTGGTTACACAGAACTAATATGCCTCAAGGTGGTCATTCTCTCTGGATTAAAGCTGTGGGACAATTGTGTCTCCTGTTACAGGGAAAATTACAATGGGCCATTATGAAAAGGGACAAAAATCTCTGTTCCCAGAGGGGGACTGACAAGCTGAAAGTCCCTCTCTACATGCCAACACAAAAGCCTGATTGCTTCAGATTGTTTGTTTATGTAAATCAAAGGGATGCCTTTAACTCTGCCAGGGGACTGGCAAGCAACAAAGAAGGTGGTGATTGGCTGGATTCTTGCTCATGGCTCCTGGCAGATCTGACAAATCCTCTTGCTTTTGCTCTAATCTCTAGAGGTCTGGATACTTTTAGGAAAAGAACCTTGTTATGATGTACTAAAGTGAATAATTTGTGCTCTTAGAGTAGGGGTTGGAACTATAGGACTTGAAGGCAAGAGCAGGTATCTTATCAAGGATCTACTCACTCAGTTTCCCTAAAGCTCTCTCTCCAGATCGGATTCAACCGCACATCATGACAGATGCTCCAGCTACATTTACCCAGGCTGAGTGTAATGGGGATAAACCACCTGAAAACGGTCAACAACCAATCACTAAAATCAGTGAGGAATTGACTGATGTGGACAGCCCCCCGCCACACTACAGAGTAGGACCCAGTCTGGAAGGTGCACCCACCAAAGGAAgccaggaggaaagaagaaaattacaaGGGAACATGCTGCTCAACTCATCCATGGAGGAGAAAATTCTAAAAGGTAAAGTGTTTCCCttcttaattttcttgttttgacTTGTAAATTTACCCTGGATTTTTTTGATAAACTGTTATTGGAATGAGCTGGACACCCCAAAAATGTAGCGCTTTATTCTACTACGCATAGTATAGGGACTAAACCTCTGACTCTGGTGAAATCCAGGCTGGTCTATTTGACAGCTGTGACCCCAGACAACTTTCTGTCTCCCGAAGCCTGAGTTTTTTCACTAGAAGAAGGCagaataataataacacctaCAAGTGTAGGGTAAGTATTGGCTAAATGTTAACTACTGTTATTTATTATGATTATGGACAACCCTATATTATTTGAACAAAGAgagttcaaaattttaaaatttccttctaaaTATAACTGAAGTTCTCTGAATTTATGGTTCTGTAtcttatagatatatgtatatcttatataaatattaaaggaGAGATTACCAATCAATAAAGTGATCATTAAGTAAACAAATTGAATTGATAAAGAATGAATCTGAAGAGTCGAATAGTAATTTTTAGTGATCAGATTTAAAATTAAAGACATCTACCTAGAGTTTAAATTGATAACTTATGAACTGttgaacaataaatattttaaatgttaaaatactgatttcatatttcttttctagAAAACCCAAAAGAGAAACTCTTTATTGTTCATAAGGCTATCACAGATCTTTCTCTCCAAGAAACTAGTGCTGATGAAATGACATTCAGAGAAGGTAACAAGAACTACAGTTTTGTGCACAGAAACTGTTTGACTGAATATGGATGACAGTTTTTCCACGAAATGTTGCATGAGTGTGTTGTTGACAAAGCAATCCAGGCAATGACTTCAAATTTTCAAAGCTGCTGTAGGCAGATAAGAGAGTCTTAACTTATCTGTGGGTTCCACCTTATAAAGCATTCCAGACTGTTCAAGGCTGAGGCTGCATGGATTGGCATAGCTGATTGGCATACCAACGTGATGTCTATCTTTTAAGTTAGTCCACTGAGTCAACCCTACTTTTTGATTTGGTGTGTCCAAATCTGTGTGTGCACCTTGTTTCAAAAATGTGTCTTTCCTAAAAGTCTACAATTAacatacagttttgttttttttttctttttgagacggagtttcactcttgttgcccaggctggagtgcaatggtgcaatctcggctcaccgcaacctccgcctcccgggttcaagtgattctcctgcctcagcttcctgagtaactgggattacaggtgcctgccaccacgcccagctattctgtgtgtgtgtgtgtgtgtgtgtgtgtgtatttttagtagagacggagtttcaccatgttggccaggctggacttgaactcctgacctcagttgatccaaccgcctcggcctcccaaagtgctggagttacaggcatgagccactgcgccaggccaacaTACAGTTTAAAGTAATCTCATGAAATGATTTACTTTGTAGGCCTCTAATGTAAGTACAAAATTGTTAACTATTTGATGTCAAAGAAAGACAGGGTGATAAAGTTAGTTTTAATTGTATTctttaagaaaatggaagaataaaaGGAACATTGAAGTgattatgttaaattttaaataaacttaataGACTAAGAGACACAAAATCCTTTAGATTTTTCTAAGACACCTACATTTAAACAGTTTCCAAATAAAGTGTAGGATAAAATCTATTAATTAatcatttctttcctctcttgcAGCCATACACATCTTATGTCAAATTGAAGTCAGCTTGCTAAACCTAACCAATTTAGCTTTGTTAGGACTTTAACAGGCAAAATATTGAAGAGACTATTGATTGAAATATTAGGACATCACATAAAATAGTAGATGTCGAGGACAGGAATGTGATTGGCTATTTCCTACATCTGCTCCCTTAGCCTGAACACCTCTCATACTATGTCTGCTTAGCAACGTATCAACACTTAAGGAACTATGTAGCAAGCAATAGCCAATGTCAAGCTGTCACATTACCAGAGATAATTTGTAAGACTTAAGACTCCACAATATGAACTAAATAACCTCTTTGCCCTAATTTTTCTGCTTCCAATGTAACAAGCTCTCAGAGGCAGAATCTCAACCTTCTGTCATCTAGAGCCCCTTTCAAATGTTTGATCAGGAGTCTATTGCAGATAACAGTTGTCTAGATCTTTCATTTTCATCAAATGGAGAATGAAAGCTGGCTGTAGTTTTCAGCTAGATGGTCTCCCTGGTTAAGTTTTCCCTCAATGAATCCTTTCCTCTTTGATGGAGTATGTTTTTCCTCCAGAATAGAGGCACAGATTTTGGTGTCTTTTATCTTCACAGTGGCAACAGCTATAAAATCTTCAAAAAGAATGTTACTGGATTAAAACATATAAAGATGCTAAAAATATTGAGGAAAAACTATAATTTAAATTCAAGGAATAATTTTGTATGTCACAATCTCATGGCTGAGTCatgaatataaacaaaatatcacttacttTGGTTCttgtggaaaacaaaataaaacaaaacaaagcataagATTATGGCAAACATTCTAATGTGTATTTATGGATAATATTAGGAACATTGGCGGGACACTAGGGCCTGATAGCAGTTGTGTGTAACAAATTAGGGTGATCACCCATCTTTACTTCTGTCTCTGTAAGTTTACTATGTATTCCCTAGAgtgagaaaacaacaaaaaaataaaaagagaactaAACACCTTGGATGAAAATGGACTTGTGAACATCTTTCAGAGAGAGTAGAATATTGTGGAggagaaagacaaagaggaacattGCCTCTCGCCTTACTTATAGACTCATGGTGTCAAAAGAAAATGGTGAACTCGGGCCTGACAAGGGGTGTAACCCAGACAGATTTCTGAGTTGTGTACACCACAGACTGAAACTTCCCACAGAAGCCTTGCAGGGGTGAAGGCTCAGAGaacaacctcagcttcctcataatTAATTCTTaccatgttcaataaatattgttgaggGTATGCTGGTATGATCTAGCTGTTTGAAAAGTGACCAGACATGGACAGTCATCATTTTCAGTATTGGAAacgaggatttttttctttctgaaatatttttctaattttccttgaggtgtgagtgtgtgtgtgtgtgtttgtgcgcgtgtgtgcgtatgtgtgagAAAGAGATAAGTCCAAACATTTCATTTTACATGTGCACATATCCAGTTGTGACTGGCtagacaagaattttttttttaagtgtgtctCAGGGAATACCAGTCTCACTAAATACGGTAGTCCACAACAGAGTTCCATAGACAAATGAAGTTAGGTTGTTGACTTTCTTACAGATTTACAATACTCATTAGCATTTCAAAGGCTTGTAAAAAGTCTGAAGATGCTTATTTAACTGTATTTAATTCAGTGTTTTCGAAATTAATTTGGCTGTGTAGCCTATTTGTGCAAAACGTATTGGTAAACCACAGAATCATATCCCATAAAACACGTGTTGGGAAGAGATTagcaagaaaaattatttggagAATAACAGACTAATAGCTGGGTATTTTGGAATCTCTACACATCTCAACTACCAATTGATTTTGCTACAGGGCGTCAGTGGGAGAAGATTCCTCTGAGTGGCAGTAACCAGGAAATAAGAAGACAGAAGGAGAGGATTGCTGAGCAACCTCTCGAAGAGGAAGAAGATGAGGACAGGAAGAACAAAGGTCACCAGGCAGCTGAAATTGAATGGCTGGGATTTCGAAAACCTAGCCAAGCTGACATGTTACATTCTAAACATGATGAGGAGCAGAAGGTTTGGGATGAAgaaattgatgatgatgatgatgataataattgcaatgatgatgaagatgaagtTCGAGTGatagaatttaagaaaaaacatgAAGAGTTTTCTCAATTTAAAGAGGAAGGTGATGCAAGTGAGGACTCCCCACTGAGCAGTGCCAGTTCCCAAGCTGTGACACCTGATGAGCAGCCAACCTTAGGGAAGAAGAGTGATATCTCCAGAAATGCTTATTCCAGATACAATACAATATCCTATCGGAAAATCAGAAAGGGAAATACCAAGCAAAGAATTGATGAATTCGAGTCTATGATGCATTTATAAACTAACTGGAACTGAGAAATTCTCATGCCCACTAAAGGAAAAGCTAATTCTATTGTCCCAGGGTGCATATTTCTATGCCTTATTTGAGTTATCACTtggagggaggtggaagttgaCTCTCTTTTTCACTGTAGAATAATGTGGAAATAACCCTAGATAAAATTCAGTCtgataacctcaaatcaaaaagcTTTAAATAAATTCTTGGGCGTTTGTCTTTTAAAACTTCACTAATATAGCATTGTGTGATAAGAACTAAGCAGTCAGTCCCCTGGGGGAATCTGGCATAATTTGGCTATAAATGTAGCAATGCTTGGAAAGGTAGTCATCAAATGAGACTATTTGAGGGGACTATTTGAAATGATTCCGGTATTTCTTTTGGTATCTTTCTTCCTGTACATTGGAGTGATGGAAAGTCTGGTATTAAAACCTGTCTTACTTTTAAACTTGGTTTTACAGACTCTGGCAATAAGCCTTCCAAAATTCCACGCCTTTTCTATTATCACCAAACAATATTTTAAGTGGCTTTTGTTGGCATCTACAGAGAAAAAATTCTATAGCCCTCCTTCCTAGGTGTTACCATTCACTGAATCTTCTCACAGAGGGAGATGAGCAATTGTCAGTCAGGATAATTCTGTTTGCTAAATGTTGCCTTTATGCTTTCAAACTGAATTAAACCCATTGTGAGGTTGACACTGGGAGGGGCTAGAAGATTGGTGGGCAGCAGACTAAAGAGTTATGTTGGATAGTTTTATTTCTGTGGctgaaaataaaatcttgtcTAGCACAGttaaagtcattaaaaataaaaatgacagctttagcacaattttaagaaaatgccCCTCTCTATTACCACATTTTCTCTTATTAACAGTATCTcagaataattttctttccttagaaACCTGAGACAACGCTAGTCATAACTGTACTAGTTactatgaaaatggaaataattatcttagaatattttcaaagtagAGCGTGAGCATGTATTTTTAGTGAGAGAGCTCTGATAGTTGTTGGGAATATATAATTTACTGGACCTCAGCCCAAATCAAGATGCTTAAAATTGTACTTGTGGAGCTTCACTCAAACCAATGTGTCAAATAACGtattgaatatttatgaaaagagAGACTATATTTATATTCTTAGATAGTTTGTTCCACAATTTTTCATTTCATGCTTCCATATATATTACCCTGAACTTTCTATCACCACAGATAAAGATTTTGTTTTGCCCTGCAAATAAAAAGACAATTCCTTATTGTCTGACTGTAATACAGTCTTCATTGTACTATTCAaccctttgtttatttctttttcattttgttaaaaacTCCGGGTTAGTCCTCTTAGATGACTGCTTATTTAT encodes the following:
- the ERMN gene encoding ermin: MTDAPATFTQAECNGDKPPENGQQPITKISEELTDVDSPPPHYRVGPSLEGAPTKGSQEERRKLQGNMLLNSSMEEKILKENPKEKLFIVHKAITDLSLQETSADEMTFREGRQWEKIPLSGSNQEIRRQKERIAEQPLEEEEDEDRKNKGHQAAEIEWLGFRKPSQADMLHSKHDEEQKVWDEEIDDDDDDNNCNDDEDEVRVIEFKKKHEEFSQFKEEGDASEDSPLSSASSQAVTPDEQPTLGKKSDISRNAYSRYNTISYRKIRKGNTKQRIDEFESMMHL